CGAGTACTTTGACTGCTCGGCTTCGCTCGTTCTTTAACGTTCGCCATTTATGCCCTTTACTTGGAATTGctatatatctataaatatacTTGTCTTGGTTTTCGATAATCAATTTATTCCGGAATATTCAGAttaatcttttatgtttttatctcatctgttgtttttgtttatctGTTTCACACTCTAATCCAATGGTAAAATACTCCTATATTAGTTCTGTTCATCTTGGGAAATTTGTGACTCTTCCTAATAATAAATAGCGTTCGGTATTATGTTACCGATCGGTTAACCTTTCAAAACCAATGTCTTTTTAGTTAAAAGTCATCTGCTGGTTCCTTACTTCAGGGTTCTCCTGTAAATTACTATCTTCCCATAACCTTTTAATCCTTACCTAAAAATATCAGTTCGTTATAGTTGAAACCAGTCAACGTTGAACAATTGCTAAAGACGTGTGTGTGGGACGAAGTCACTTGTCCTAGGAAGCTGCTACCGAATGTTCTTGGATTGTAGACGCTTTGGGACGGTAGCGTATGAAGATATCATTGTCTTCTCAATTGGCTAATCATCATTTAGTTTTCACGCATCGCCACTCTGGAAGTATATTGGAGACTCGTCTGATGTGCTAGGACTAGAACACGTTCGTATTTAAGGATAACGATTGTATAGATCCAACCAGTAGGTATTGGAGATACCCCATCTAGTGTTCAAGTGAAAATCCATCAGATGGGTGAAAGTGGTCTGGAACGAGAAGAATGACGACATTACAAGAGAAGTTGAAGATTTGCTAGCAGGGACAAAGTACTTCGTCTACCCTTTAGTATACCTggattttcgaggacgaaaatttttgtagttggaGGGAATGTAAGACCCTGGAAAATAACGTACGTTGGAGTACACGTGGCAGCTGGAGAACGAGGCACCTCAACAGCGTACGTGGCAGCAGCAGGAAGGAGCATTCCAAcagcggacgccaggtgtcacgctGCATGGAGTCTGGAGTGGGGAAACGCAGTGCAGTTTGCGTGTCACACGGAGAGCGCGGCAGTTCACTAGcgaacgccaggtgtcacgGCGAGAGGAGTCTGGAAAGCGTTAGTGGAATGCACGTGGCTGACgaggagcggacgttcgttcggCACTGGAAACAAGGCATGCATTCTCAGAAAAACTCATCTCTCGCTCTACACGCACACTCCTTTCATAATTCTGGAAAATTCTTTCTCTCCTCTTTTTCTCTACGACTTCCCCACATTCTCTCTAAGATCACCACCGTCTCATCTCCTCCGATCACGATTCCGACACCATAGAAGGACTCCTGGTGACAAGGGCTTCAAgaagaaccgttcggtttcagAAGCTGAAGCTGATTTGATTTGGAAGAGATAAGGAACCATTGAGGGTAGAAAAACGTTAGTTGGACGAAGCCACAAATCTTAAGATTAGGAGAAGTTGCAGTACggatccgggtaagggaagcttatatgtttaatttatagtGGCATGTGTGTGATCTGATTTTCATGTATGATCAGTATGCTGTTTGAGCTGTTATGAATGATCTCTGATATTGTGTATGATTTCTGATTTGGTTGAACTGCATGCTGGTTTGATACGTATGAAAAATGGGTGATTTCTTGTACTGTATGAGTTGTTaatgtgatgaattttataaagtcTGTAAAGGTATATTGGTTATGAAGTTatgaagtttataaatttaaaatcatatgaatcataaagtataaattGAGATGTTGAAATCTGGAAATCTGTATGGTTGGAAAATCTGAAACGTAAATCATCCCCTGTGATAAATTACGCTCGTcaccgtacggtcttataccgttcggtttccctggaaataacttagaatgaaattctttcatttggaaagaattctgttcgagaacgagcgtccccattctaaatgtctgagcgttcggttcagctcagctgtatataaataacttaactttaaaatacgtaacgttcggtcttataccaaacgttcgtcctaaatagcgttcggtcttataccaaacgttcgtcctaaatagtgttcggttttataccaagcgttcgtcctaaatagcgttcggtcttataccaaacgttcgtcctaaatagcgttcggtcttataccaagcgttcgtcctaaatagcgttcggtcttataccaaacgttcgtcctaaatagcgttcggtcttataccaagcgttagTCCTAAATAGCGtccggtcttataccaagcgttcgtcctaaatagcgttcggtcttataccaagcgttcgtcctaaatagcgttcggttttataccaagcgtttgtcctaaatagcgttcggtttttacaccaagcgttcgtcctaaatagcgttcggtttttacatcaagcgttcgtcctaaatagcgttcgATTTTAGGACTataatattcattttctctCACGTTCGTTCAATTATTGGCATCGGTCTTCTGTATACGAATTACTACAAAGATAATTCTAAATATTCTTgacttttctttttacattggATCTGGTCTAAGGTCTTCATAACGAAATTTTCTTCAAGTACCACGGTACGTCCAAACGAGTCAGTTCAATTAACTGGTCGAATTCGATAGTAACGTTCGTTGTATACTTCCCTGATTATTCCGTACCTTCATctagacgttcgtcctaattctTCCAGAGGACTAAATGTTCGTCATTTTATGCTCTTAAATCTAAAGATGTAAATGATTATGAATTATGGTAACTTAAGGTGTGAACACTATATGGAGTGATACTATGATAttggattttggacgagcgttccagggaggaacgtctcatatatgttgaatattgaattggtaaagtatgactgtgggcatgctaatgctggcttggtccatcctgatattccgtgatactcatcttcatgtagaggagagtaattcatgtgtgggaatggcaggaggtccttagtccataagttaacatgggcgacgtaagaacggactaacctcgagtggcagctgattaggtatatcccggctactacaccactcgggtgcaaggacgcctgtagctacacggttcatacagtccggacggtcagtcttatatatatatatatattcctatGTTACATTGTGTtaacttgtatgttgtatgtgtAAGTTGGAACGTTGAACGTATATGTtgaatgtatgaattaaatattataagcttacccttttcgtttttccttgtgttgtccattgtatTTGTACGTTCatcctgtcttgcaatgatcatccgtgtggatgtgagcagaaggagaagccaCTCCAGAGGACGTGATCGAGGGAGAAGAAACTTAGTTGAAGTGGAAGTGAGAGCGGAGCAGTAGGACGTTCgtctttcatttttgtttagaGCGCTCGTAGACGTTTAGTTTGTAAATAGTAACTTATGAGGACGTtcggttttcttttcttttgtaaaaaccgTTCGTCTGATTTAATTCCTGTAACTATGATGCGCTCGTTATTTTTGTACTGGAGCCGTTCAgctcttaaatttcttttaggaatataaaGACTGTTCAATtcactgttaattgtaattaattctgattaatagtaattactatattttagGATGTTACACTGGTCAAATGTAGGtttaatttgagataatataattaaataaaaaaaatgaatttaggataatataattaaaaaaaaatcttttagcTTTGATGAATTTGTTTTAGTATATAACAAAGGAACTAAAAGGtagaaaaagataacaaattataattataatattgatatataGATTATGTAGTATGATTACATTTTTagttaagaatatatttttcatatttatattatttatgaaaactatatttcgtttttaattaaattaattatacatttctTTGTTtctatatgtaaatattattgttgatatatgaagaagttttatattattttataaaattaactttgtaTTTGGATTATAGAGATGAATTTGGAAAGACtcaagatgagagaaaaattacaGAACAAAAAGTGAGAGTGAAGGTGTTTGactaaaaaaatacaagaattattgagaaaaaaaatgtataaaaatttgtaaacaatttgataacataaaaaaattataaaaatttgtaaacaatttttatataaaaaaatcctacaaaataaacctaaaattgtcaaatatttaatactgggtgatcaaataataatataataacaagtAAAAATAAACTTAGTTAATGACGAATTTCATTATAGTGaactttaatatcattaatttcattatgataaatattcgtgtaatattatgttaaaagatatttaaatttaactcaatattatataaataacttataaaataaaatttgcaattatttatattatcaaataattttattcttaatcgATATAAAATTTCCAACCATATTTACTatctttaatagaaaaattgtaTTACAAGAATATTTATAAGgactgattaaaaaaaaattgagggaTAAGACATGAGAAGTTTTGAAaagtggaaagaaaaaaaactggGAAATGCAGTGATAAGTAGTAGTGGTGCAATGAAAAGGTTTTGGAATTTGTAAAAGTATGAAAAGATAGCATtgacaaaataaagaaaaaagcaaaagagaaaaaaaaaagttaacgcAGTTTGTTAGTATTTAATGCAAGGGACGACGTTGAGGCTTAAGTGATGATCAATTTGACATACTTTTAAAAGAAGAGACTTGATaacaaaataagctattaagTCATCTTCAAATTTATCCAAAAGTGAAAGAATTTACATGGAAAATTTTCAATACACAAACTACTTTATAAATGTATGAAGGAAGACAACACAAAAAAAGAAGGTGACTATAAAAACATAGAAGAAAAAAGACCTTATATGAAGAAActataaatttcaaaagagaCATATTTATATGTactagaagaagagaaagaaatatgtaaaaaaaaaagagatattaCTCATGTAGAAAAAAtcgataaaaaaataaaatcataaaatcttCAACTTCATTtactattttcaaattattctttaaatatctAAAATCATCttatgcatttgtatcaaatattaaagttttatatttataattaagaacaACATGGTTGGATATTAACCAATCCATTTTCAATAACACATTCAAATAAGATAATAGTAAACACAAAATGTTGTCATATAATAAACATGCATAAGAAATAacaattgatttttaaataaagcatacactatattttatgaaatattgaATAGAAATGTCATTTGAACTTCTAGCCTATAGGTTTACCCTAACTCCCACTAAACTAAGTCTTGTTTTTTAGAACCACTTAATAGGAGATTTTTTAAAAGTCCAAACTCCAAAAGTCACATAAAGTGGATTGGGTAGGGTTGACCtccaaaattaaattagtttatttttaatgtattttcaatttttctttcatatttttttgcaATAGCTATTTAGTAGTTTCAAAGTttcaaatgatattttattaatatcttttttttctttatatataaatattggttttataaaaaaactattcaaaataattttttaattgtaatcatattttagatacataattctattattttgaaaagttgaaaatataatacGTTGAATTTCTTTAAGCTTAAAAATAAggtaattttgaaagaaaaaaatattcaaaataaatcatttttataagtccataaattaattatatttggatacaattataaaaacacattttcttttaactctttcatgttttgaaagtttttatgaatttattttgatagactatttaaaaaatattatatataaataagcttttaagttatttttcaCAGTGAAtttcagtttaaaaaaaatggttttttctcaaaagaatcttccataaaaaatgtcaaataagttattgtttttataaaacagTGCTAATATaacttaaacatttttatataaaaaataaataaaattacacacaattttatagaatttgaaacacaataaaatattagaaattgGAAGTTtgaataatgatttaaaaaaaattatgcaaataGTGTTTAATATTACTTGTAGgggttaactttttttaatgaaatgttcggtaaatttttttaacacaatTCATATGAACTAAGACCATATCCtatgaaatgaaataatttgaCATATCCTAGGAAATGAAACAATTTGACACGGGTAATATTGAGTCTACTAGTAAAACATTCTAGTATGAAGTGGCAGGAAAACAAagttcacataaaaaataaataaagagaagGGACACCGTTTACAATATATGGTGCAAGAAGATTAAGATCAGATTTTGTACAAGAAGAAAGAGGCATACTCGAATGAGAGATTGGAAAATAATACCATAGAACACTATGAAGCTTCTAGAATAATATTTTGTCAAATGAAAAGTCATAAACACatctttatgttttttaaaagaaaagtctTTCTCTTGTAGATGTGCATTTACAAGCAATAACTCgcaactattttaaaaaaaaaattgctttctTATGTTTCtgctttttaaaataataagtctACCCAAACATATTACAAATcataataagtaattattttattaaaaacactttttctttctcatattACAAATCATAATAAGTAATTATTACAAATCAtaacaaatcaaaatttaaataaacatatcCAAGTTTCATCGTTTTCATTCTCATAACTTTTTGAcgtcataatttttatttctttattttggatccatattttttttttctgttagattttaacatgaaaaagaaagagtatataatagaaacaaaaataaaccatgtattttttttccacTTTCTTATTTTTGAAGTGAAAGCAACTAATTCAAGATCTAGACATCTAAAAGTTGAAAAtctaagatatatatatatagtccaATGTCATCCTAGGACACCTAATATTCTTGATCCACGAGATCTTGTTCTAAAAAATAGGAAACAAAAACCTTAAACATGTAGAATGTATGAGATAACACTAAAGCATGGGACAAGGTAGCATAAGAATAACATATTCAATTGAAGTTCTTGTCAGAGAAGGTAGTAATCACCTAGTAGACAATTCAGAGAAAAGAAATCGTGATTTCAAAGTATTCATTCAAACAAAAAGCAGAATATAATGCAGACAACATTCTTCATTACTACCCTGAAAGGCACCAAGTGCAAAATTAGTGTATCAACTTTAGCTTTTGGTTCAGTCCCATAAACAGTGGCAGAAAAAGCATAAAAGAGCCATGATATTGTACCACACAATCACCATCCAATTAAATTATGCATATTTCAGTTACCAAGTGTCAGATTAATACTAGATCTCCCTTTTTCCTTTTACCATCATTCTCCTTTTTCTCCCTTTTGAACCTTCTCTTGCTTGCTAAATTCAAATATCCAATGCCTCATTTCCCAAGTTTTCTCATattcttccttctctctttgATCCAAGAAAGCAATGATTCTCAGGTTTCTATTTTACacatatatctatatatatataaatatgaagatGGGGgctaaaagaaaaaagttctACCTCACATAAATCTGCACCTCTTAAGCATTGCTCCTAACCCAGAAGGAAAAATCAGGATCAAGACAAATACAAGCCAACCTGCAGATATGGGAGTTGGAAGTTGCCGCCATGTGTTGTTCTCTTTGTGTCTTCTCTTCAGTTTAGGTAACTTAACCTTTTGTTGGAACTTCCATCCTTTTAACAAAAACACAGACAAGTGCATGTGTGTTGTATCATCCATCATGtatgattttgttttgcttgGCATAACTACAAAGCCTAAGAAGCTGTATATAAAATAGAGTATTGGTGTTTAACTAGAAAAGTACAATATTGAAGGCATGAAAAGCTGTAGACAGAATTCATCAATAGCAAAAATCTGAACAAGAAGTTTAATGTATTTACATAAAGTCTCCAATTTAACCTTTTATGAACAGACAAAATAGCATTGAAGGTGTTTTTCTTGGTTCACTTGGCTCAAGTCTAGTAGTACTGGAATCTAAACAAACAAAAGTAATAAGGGTAGCTATAGAAAGGCATGTATAGGTACATAATTACTCAGTTCATAAAACATGTCTGCTACATTTGGAGCAATCATGGAAGCACTTTGGGCTAATTTATTCAAGTTTACTAGTTCAATTTCAGCTATTTCTTTTCATCTGTGCTGTTGAAAAGTTGAAAGATCCTTGGTTTCTTTTACAGGTCTTGGTAAAGCCATAAGattaagagaggaagaaaaCCAAGAAATCTCATATGAATTTGGCACCAAGTTGGATGCAGTTCCTGTAGTCAACCCTACAAATCCAGGCACAGCAAATCCATATCCTACACTAAACCCAACAACTCCTCAAGCACCTGGCACAATAGGACAAACCCCATTAACTCCTACAACCCCATACATGACTCCCATAAACCCATACACAAACCCAACAACCCCAAAAACAAGCCCTACAAATCCAACTATGGTCCCACCTAGCCCTACTACAACCACTACTCCCACAACCCCAACCACTCCTGCTACTGCATCAGCAGGTGGTCAGTGGTGTGTTGCCAGCCAATCAGCTGCAGAGAGCACTCTGAAGGTGGCTCTTGACTATGCTTGTGGCTATGGTGCAGACTGTTCAGCAATTCAACCTGGAGCAGGTTGCTACAATCCAAATACTCTGAAAGACCATGCTTCTTATGCATTTAATGACTACTACCAGAAGAATCCAGCTTCTACAAGCTGTGCATTCGGAGGAACTGCTGTACTTACAAACAAGGATCCCAGTAAGACTTTTCATCAAGCATTAAAGCTTCACTAGCtcaacatgataaaaaaaaataagattagcATTTTGATGTCTTCAAAACAGACATGAGAAACTTTGCATTAAATGTTTTCAAAGCTACAGCCTATGAACAAACCAGAAGTTTTCATCCTCATGTTCCCATATCAAATATACCTTTTCATCCTAGCAGTCTCTCATACATGCCCTTTACAGTACAACTTGTATGATGCCTCTACTAATTCAAAACTTTTTGTTTATATTCATCAATATATATCCCTACATgcatacacacatatataaatatagagaGAGCTATATGGTGACAGAAAACCAACAGACCAAAAAGGAAAAGTATGGATAGATTCAGAGAAACAAGATTGCTAAGCATAGATCTTTCCCTGAATCCCTCTGTCAGTATAACTAATGAATATTCTGAAATCTCAGCTCTATAATTCAC
This Vigna angularis cultivar LongXiaoDou No.4 chromosome 4, ASM1680809v1, whole genome shotgun sequence DNA region includes the following protein-coding sequences:
- the LOC108330971 gene encoding PLASMODESMATA CALLOSE-BINDING PROTEIN 3, translating into MGVGSCRHVLFSLCLLFSLGLGKAIRLREEENQEISYEFGTKLDAVPVVNPTNPGTANPYPTLNPTTPQAPGTIGQTPLTPTTPYMTPINPYTNPTTPKTSPTNPTMVPPSPTTTTTPTTPTTPATASAGGQWCVASQSAAESTLKVALDYACGYGADCSAIQPGAGCYNPNTLKDHASYAFNDYYQKNPASTSCAFGGTAVLTNKDPSNGNCRYTSSKTPIMSPPTPTYVSPPTPPSTMTPTTPSTMTPTTPSTMTPTTPGIMTPTAPGMTTIPGGASVYGSGPTGSPNIATSVSHSELLLFTLFGLWASLHVQNYT